The following proteins are co-located in the Psilocybe cubensis strain MGC-MH-2018 chromosome 5, whole genome shotgun sequence genome:
- a CDS encoding High-affinity methionine permease: MSSEDEKHRAASDEKATYGVQTVSSSDEYLAEYEDAAVTSGAPVERISPLGYHVDALSVIFLNISKMIGTGVFSTPGAILSAVGSVGLSLIFWVIGYLFAGASLAVYLEYASYFPHRSGAEVAYLEKAYPRPRFLIPTAFAVQSVLLSFSSSNAIVLARYLLVAGGAQATTWNIRGLAVGMFTIIVIICILSTKWSLRLSNAIGVVKVITLVFIAITGLVVLGGNTRVEDPTANFRDAFAGTSSNGNGLATALVKVNFAYAGFENAFNVLNEVRNPVKTVKRYAPISLTIVFILYFFANIAYFAAIPKEKIESSNVLTASLFFTAVFGSSKAVTAMSALIAVSSFGNLLAVIIGSSRIIRECGRQGVLPYPKFWASTRPFNTPLGPYLLKWILTVIVIIAPPAGDAFNFIVDLQSYPGNVFSFLMTLGLFFVRKRRASIGAPPTEFRAWNVVLIFAILVNIYLLILPWVPPEGGIYAGDVSFFYATYCIVGLAILGISGFAYVLIIQVLPKLGNYSIRQLLERLPDGAQTTVLVKVPNDELAHWDATHDKHGDVIPESKQ, translated from the exons ATGTCTTCGGAAGACGAGAAACACCGCGCCGCCAGCGACGAGAAGGCAACGTACGGTGTCCAGACTGTATCTTCCTCTGACGAGTATCTCGCTGAATATGAAGATGCCGCGGTCACCTCTGGTGCACCAGTGGAGAGGATCAGTCCACTGGGTTATCATGTCGACGCCCTTAGTGTCATCTTTCTG AATATCAGCAAAATGATTGGAACTGGAGTTTTCTCAACTC CTGGTGCCATTCTGTCGGCAGTTGGATCGGTAGGGCTTAGTCTCATTTTCTGGGTCATAGGTTATCTTTTTGCTGGAG CGTCTTTGGCTGTTTACCTTGAATACGCATCTTATTTCCCGCATCGTTCTGGAGCAGAAGTTGCATATCTCGAGAAG GCTTACCCCAGGCCGAGGTTCCTCATTCCTACAGCCTTCGCTGTCCAATCCGTCCTCCTGTCGTTCAGCAGTAGCAATGCAATTG TTCTTGCTAGGTACCTTCTAGTGGCTGGGGGCGCACAAGCTACGACTTGGAATATCAGGGGGTTGGCCGTCGGCATGTTTACAATAATAGTTATCA TTTGCATACTAAGTACCAAGTGGTCCCTTCGTCTCTCAAATGCTATCGGCGTTGTCAAAGTCATTACCCTTGTTTT TATTGCCATTACAGGACTTGTGGTACTTGGTGGAAATACTCGGGTTGAAGATCCGACTGCTAACTTTAGAGATGCATTTGCGGGTACATCTTCGAACGGAAACGGGTTAGCAACTGCACTTGTCAAGGTCAACTTTGCGTATGCAGGATTTGAG AATGCTTTTAATGTTTTGAATGAAGTCAGA AACCCAGTGAAGACAGTAAAGCGATATGCTCCCATATCGCTCACCATTGTTTTCATTCTCTACTTCTTCGCCAATATTGCCTACTTTGCGGCTATTCCCAAGGAGAAGATCGAGTCATCAAATGTACTGACCGCCAGTCTCTTCTTCACGGCTGTATTCGGGAGCAGCAAAGCTGTCACTGCCATGAGTGCACTCATCGCAGTCAGTAGTTTTGGCAACCTTCTGGCCGTGATCATAGGTTCATCGAGGATCATCCGAGAATGCGGAAG ACAAGGCGTTTTGCCATATCCCAAATTCTGGGCCTCTACGCGCCCTTTCAACACCCCTCTGGGCCCATATTTGTTGAAGTGGATTCTGACAGTCATTGTCATTATCGCCCCGCCAGCTGGAGATGCGTTCAATTTCA TCGTTGACCTGCAATCATACCCCGGAAATGTCTTCAGTTTCTTGATGACCTTGGGCCTTTTCTTTGTGCGGAAGCGACGGGCTAGCATCGGTGCACCGCCCACCGAATTCAGAGCGTGGAACGTTGTCCTTATCTTTGCAATCCTCGTAAACATTTACCTCCTTATCCTTCCTTGGGTCCCGCCTGAAGGAGGCATCTACGCCGGAGATGTCAGCTTCTTCTACGCTACCTATTGCATCGTCGGTCTTGCAAT CCTCGGTATCTCGGGCTTTGCGTATGTTTTGATTATCCAGGTTCTTCCCAAACTTGGGAACTATTCCATCCGCCAACTTCTGGAGCGACTTCCTGACGGTGCACAGACGACCGTGCTCGTTAAGGTCCCCAATGATGAGCTAGCTCACTGGGATGCTACCCACGACAAACATGGCGATGTAATCCCTGAAAGTAAACAGTAA